The Tenrec ecaudatus isolate mTenEca1 chromosome 6, mTenEca1.hap1, whole genome shotgun sequence genome has a window encoding:
- the NTF3 gene encoding neurotrophin-3, protein MVTSATILQLNKVMSILFYVIFLAYLRGIQGNNMDRRSLPEDSLNSLIIKLIQADILKNKLSKQMVDVKENYQSPLPKAEAPPREPEQAGPTKSDFQPVTAMDTELLRQQRRYNSPRVLLSDSTPLEPPPLYLMEDYVGNPVVANRTSRRKRYAEHKSHRGEYSVCDSESLWVTDKSSAIDIRGHQVTVLGEIKTGNSPVKQYFYETRCKEARPVKNGCRGIDDKHWNSQCKTSQTYVRALTSENNKLVGWRWIRIDTSCVCALSRKIGRT, encoded by the coding sequence ATCTTACAGCTGAACAAGGTGATGTCCATCTTGTTTTATGTGATATTTCTCGCTTATCTCCGTGGCATCCAAGGAAACAACATGGATCGCAGGAGTTTGCCGGAAGACTCGCTAAATTCCCTCATTATTAAGCTGATCCAGGCCGATATCTTGAAAAACAAGCTGTCCAAGCAGATGGTGGACGTTAAGGAGAACTACCAGAGCCCGCTGCCCAAAGCAGAGGCGCCCCCGAGAGAGCCGGAGCAGGCGGGGCCCACCAAGTCGGACTTCCAGCCAGTGACCGCCATGGACACGGAACTGCTGCGGCAGCAGAGACGTTACAACTCGCCCCGGGTCTTGCTGAGTGACAGCACCCCCTTGGAGCCCCCGCCCCTGTATCTCATGGAGGATTACGTGGGCAACCCCGTGGTGGCGAACAGAACGTCTCGGCGGAAAAGGTACGCGGAGCATAAGAGTCACCGAGGGGAGTACTCGGTATGTGACAGTGAGAGTTTGTGGGTGACAGACAAGTCGTCGGCTATCGACATTCGGGGACACCAGGTCACGGTGCTGGGGGAGATCAAAACCGGCAACTCCCCCGTCAAACAATATTTTTATGAAACACGATGTAAAGAAGCCAGGCCTGTCAAAAACGGTTGCAGGGGGATCGACGATAAACATTGGAACTCTCAGTGCAAAACGTCCCAGACCTACGTGCGGGCACTGACGTCAGAGAACAATAAACTCGTGGGCTGGAGATGGATACGGATAGACACCTCCTGCGTGTGTGCCTTGTCGCGGAAAATCGGAAGAACATGA